TGTTCTATTCCTTTTGACGACACCGAACAACCGCAATGCACCGGAACGACTCAGTATGGTCGGTTCGTAGCAAAGGTTATTAGCGTCCGGTGATTGCGAACGTTGAACTGACATTGAATTGTTTTTGCGATCGCCCCACCATAAATCTCAAAACAAAACCCTCACCGATAAATTTCAAAGCTGAAGAATGCTAATGGCTCTCATCAAATTGTCTCGAAATACTTTTTTACATCCTTAGTTCTTCCTCTGAACAAGATAGCCTTGGCGGTAATCACTTTTCTTTAATTTGGAAGCTTGACGTGCAGACCACTGACGCATAGAAGTAACTTTCTCTACATGAAGTAGCTTCTGGCGATAAGTAGTATTATCTGTCAGTTGGGCGATCGCACCAGCAATAAATCGAGCGCAGCGTTCTGGCTGAGACGAGACTTGTTCTTCTGCAAACCGAATGACAAGCCAGTTTGCATCGGCAAAACACTTGTTCCTGTAGTCATCCTCCCCGATACAGTGGGTAGGCTTAAGAGTTGCAAACGAAATTGGCTCATCGACCTCCAAATCTATGTGTAAGCCAGTATTTGGTTCAATAATAAGAAAATCAGCCGTAAATGGTAGTCGATGCCCTGGAGGAAGCATCACCTGCTGGGGAGAAACAATTTCACCAAAATAGTGTTTGAGAACATTTTCAAACAGCCCCTCACTTGCCCCGATTGGTGCATCTCCCTGTCCAGAAGGAAAAACTAAAGGGGTAAACTGTTTTTTTTCTTTAACTAACTCTGGGATAACAACAATTGGATATTCTGGTGTCTTTGCCATACTTGCACTAACTCTTCATACTGCAATTATCTAAATTCACAACGCGATTACACAATCAACAAAATACTGAAAGTAAATCAACTTTTTTCTAATTTTTGGAAGCAAGAATTAGAAAATTATCAGTTCTCGTACAGCATCTCTTCTGGATAAGATTACTTCTGAGTACGCTACAAGCAACTAAGATGAAGTCTAGCTTTGACTATCTAGAAGACCTTCTTGCGGACAACTATCCAATCATCGCCTGCGAATCTCCCCTCCAAGAACGTCACCGCCTCCTCACCCGAATCACTACTTACTGTCAGCAAGCAGGCAAAAAAGCCTATATATGGAATCTCAGCGAGGACAGTATTAAAGAACTAGCCGTCAGCGCCGAAGAAAATCTCGTTCTTCGAGAGTTTGACGACTATAAACCTTCGATAAAACAAAATAAAGAAGACTATTTTCAAGTACTCAATTTCTGGAAAATTTATTCTGGCACTGGAGTATTAATCGTTGAGAATATCTTCCCTTGGATAAAAGAAAATACACCTAAAGAAACCGATTTTATTATATCAGAATGGATTAAATCGTCGCTAGTTAACCTCAAATTTCATACCAAAAATAGTGGCAAAACTACTATATTACTAGGAGCCAACGCCGAGATAGCAAGCGAAATAGCGGCAGAAATTCCCCTATGGAGTCAAGAACTACCAGATGCACAAGAAATTATTGGCAGTTTAATTAAAAGCAAAAATTTTTCTTTCACATATACGGAACAAGACTATTTAGAAATTGCTAACGCTAGTGCTGGTTTGTATATTTCTGATATTATGTATTGCCTAAACGATATTAGTAAAAATCATGATTTAAGAAATTCTAGTGAGATAGCCAAGCTTCTGCTATCAAAAAAAATTCAACTGCTCAACCGCTTGTATGATATCGAATTCTTACCTCCGCCAAAAGTCCAGCTTGGTGGGTTGGAACTCATGCAGCAGTCATTCAAAAAGTTCAAGCGATTGCTTACCCCGCGTGCCAAACAATACAATCTGCGTGTACCCAAAGGGATTATGCTTGTGGGGCCACCGGGGACAGGAAAATCACACTCAGCAAAAGCCTGTTCCCAGAATATGGGTATTCCCCTCATCATGGTCGATTGGGGCAACTTTAGAAGTTTTGGCAACCAAGCAGAAATGAAACTCAAACGCTTGTTGCGACTGGCAGATAGGCTCAATCAAGTAATTTTGTACTTCGACGACTTCGATAAAGGCTTCGCCGGGGAGGATGACCTCGCCAAACGGCTTGCTGGCCAGCTGTTGACGTGGATGCAAGAGCGCACGTCAGATGTACTGGTCATCGCCTCAGTCAACCGCATGGAATGGCTGCCACCCGAACTCACCCGTGCTGGACGGTTTGACTATTTATTTAAGGTAGACCTGCCCAATAATGGGGAAAGATATAGTATCTTCAAACTGCACGCTGCCCGATTTGACGAACGTTTTCGCAATGGCGGCGACCCCTGGAGCGAGGAACAATGGCGCAGAATTCTTAAAGCCACCAATCGGTGTGTAGGTGCAGAAATCCAGACAATTGTAGAACGCGCCGCTAGTACCATATTCTACGAAACAGTAACAGAAGATACCTACTCAGAAAGTCAACTTCCCACACTCGAACTAACAATCGAGGCATTACTAGAAGAACGCCGCCAGATTAACCCGCTTGCCATCCGCGAAGCCGATAAAGTCGAGTCGATGCGTAACAAAGCTGACCAACAAGCTTTACCTAGTAGTCCCCTTGATGAAAGCAAGTTTGCTGTTGGCAACATCGAGATTTTTAGCTAATGAAAGGAGCCAGAATACAGAATTCAGGAGTCAGAAGAACTCCAGCCATAAAGGAAGGAGTTTCGCGCTGGTAGTTAAAAACTTTTTTGTTTTGCTTAACAACTCTGATGAGGCTTTAAACCAACAGTTAAGAGTCATTCGTACAAAGTCCTCAAGCCTTACGCAAGCTTTCTACTGAATTCTGACCGGAGGCGGAGCGTCTCCGGCTCCGCTCCTGAGTTCTGACTACTTCTTTGTAAACATCATAAATCAATTCAAAGTTTCATCATGTTTGAACGAAAGCAAATTTAGCCAAAACATTTCAACAGATCGTAATGCTTGCCATTTATAACCACTCTATTACTTTATTTATCTAAAACTATGGAAGTCACAAGACAAACCGCTCAAACCAACATTCAAACTAAACAAGCACAAAATCCAGAAAAAAGCCGATTTTTCAAAATTCTCAATATCGTTGGTCCGATTGCTGGTTTTACTGCTGCTCTCTCACCCCTACCACTATACTTTTGGACTCACCAGCCCCAGTATCTACCTATTGGTGCAACCTTTACCAGCAATAATCAAACAATTCAACTCGAACTAGCAGACGATAGAAAAAAATATGCCCACGGACTCAAATTTCGTGACTCTATTCCCGAAAATCACGGAATGCTATTTGTCCTCAAAAAACCTGAAAAAGTTAAACTTTGGATGCAGGATACGTATATTCCTCTAGATATGATATTTCTCCAAGACGGAGTTATTAAATCAATCGTAGAGGCGGCTCCCCCCTGCAAAACAAAAACCTGTCCTAAGTACGATTCCATCTATCCTGTTAACCAAGTTATCGAACTACCTGCTAACAGTACCAAAACCCTCAACCTCAAAGTAGGCAAGAAGCTCCATCTCGACTTCAACCCAAATCAAACGCAGAATTAGTTTACGGACAATTTATTTAACTCGGTAAATTAACGGTAAAACGCCGTAATTACACTACCTCATATATCAATTACTGACCCCCGATATAGATTATATCGGGGGTCAAACATTATGAAATAAACCACTGATTTAAATGTTGAAAGTTGTCAATTCAATTTTTCTAATTTTTTACTAATGATTTACTGAAAAACATAGTGTTTAAAAATGGAAAATTTTTAGATGCTTTTACGGATATTAGTCTCATAAAATAGGTTTACAAGCGAGAAGTTGGAGCAGAGATTTACTCCAATCCAAACTATGTACTAGGGGCAGACTCCGCCAACAGAATAAAGCAGTAATTCAGTCGTAATTACCCCTACAAAGTTTCATCCAGTAATTTCCAAAATCATCTACTTTTTTTATGAGAACAGACTACGAATCTAATTTTAGCAACGACCGCGATCGCATTCCTTCCTACGAAGAAGAATACGGATACCCCGCTCCCACCCGTCGCAAAAAGCGCAACTGGAAAGAAAACGCCAGCATCGCCGGACTAATGGCAGTTGGTACTGGCTTGATGATTGCAGATATCTCCATCCACCATATGGTAATGGCATCGCTCGCGTTTGGAACTGGCATTGTAGCTCTACTACCCAAGGAAGCAAACTTGCTACTTTCCAACTTCGAGAAATGGCAGCGCAAGTATGGCATCAATATCTATACCGTCTTGTTCTGCTTAGTAGGTGTAGTATTTATGTTGGATATGGCCGCTGCACCTGCAAACGCCCAGTTCATGCAAAACGCAGAGGACTTTTTCACAGAGTATTTTACTGGTGTTAATGCAGACATCATTAAATACGTATTCGCAGTACTGCGCGGTTTGTTCTTAATTTACCTTGGTATTGGTCTGATCCGGGTCGTTCAATCAGCCAGAAACGACGAGGATTGGCAAACAATCGCCCGTACACCAATTATCGTTGCCCTCACAGTTGTAGTTGGAGATTTGCTTGCAGGGCTGGTAACAGGCTGAGGAGCCACTCGTCAAAAAAGCTACCACGAGTGGCACAATTCCACAAGTGCCACTCATCAAAATTTCAAAAACTGACTTTTGTCTTTCGTAATAATGGGCAGAGAACGGGAATTTCGTACTGTCAACCGCGTATTAGGAGACCAGCCACGCCTTGGGCCATTCCCCGCCGACCAAATTGTTCCCTGGAGTGCGATCGCTCTCATCTCCTACATGGTAGTCAAGGGTTTTATGCAAGCTTCCTGGCTTGCAACCGGAATTGTAACCGCCTGGGGATGGGCAACCTGGTGGACAGTAAGTTCCAACAAAGCCTTTTTTGGTAAGTTTGTCGGCACGCCCCGCATCACCCGTGGTTACAAACCATTTGTCTCCCTCGTTAATCCTCTACAACCTCAATCCAAGAAGAAGCGCCAGCTTAAAAAACGCAGATAAAGCTTCTGGTAAAAAGAATTCAGGAGTCAGGAGCCAGAATTCAGAATTGAATTCTGTGTGACTAGTAAATCCAGTGCTGAAAGAGGGCTTCCCTCTGTAGGGAACTGGTGACTCAACGGGCAAATGAATAAGTGGATTTAAGTTCGCTACTAAATTCTCAATTTGGTGCAAAACAATTAGTGGCGAGTATGAATCCCCCACTTTCTTATTCTGAATTCTTCATTAATAAATATCACCGAACGAAACTACAGGCTATGAGTTCGACCGCCTCAACAAAAATAAAGCACAAAATTGGTAAAAAATCTCTCGATACCGAACAATTAGGTGTTGTCAAAAATCTGACACCCTTTGAGGATATTACCCATTTAGCCGGGATTGCAAGTATCTCGCTTGCTGGTCGTAGAGATATCGGCGCACTTATTCTCCAGAAAAAAGAGGATATTCAAATCAAGTTCTGCTTTGACGTACAGGGAATTCACCCGTCCTTGCCCGAAGAACAGATTCTCCCCATTTTTGAAAATATTGAAGGCGGACTCAAAGAACTTCCCGAACGAGAAACCTTAACAATTCACCTTGGTTCGTTCACTGATGATTTTCTCCGGCAGCAGGAATTAAAAAAGATAGAGGATAAATGTGATCTAGAGCAATTAACTTTATTAGTGCGATCGGAACGTCTACGAGCAAGAGAACTCACTGAAGCGGGAACCCGTAAAAATAAGTTTTTACGTTTCTGGTGTACCTATAGCGTCCTTGCTTCTGAAGACAGTCGCTCAAATGATGCAATTGAAAAAACTATCAAACAATTGCAAAATGCCTGGTTCCAATTTACTGGTCAAATTCACGGTGTTCGGCAAGAACGAATCGCAACAATCTTACGGGATAGTTTTACCTCTGGGTTCCAACGGTGGGAACAACTTTTTACAAACTCGATGGGGCTTTCAGTACGAGCAGTCACAAGTGAGGAAGTATGGTCAATTCTTTGGAGTCAGTTTAACCGTAGCGACGCACCCAAAGTTCCCAATCCCCTCATATTAGATGAAGAGGGGCTTCGAGAAGTTCAAACCAGCGATTTCCACATTCGCCACCTGATGCTGGAGAATGAGAAATCTGTCCCGTTTCTCGATCGCAGTTGGGTAAGATTGCAAGACAAGTATATCGGCGTTCTCCAGTTTAGCGAAAAGCCCCAAGGCTGGGTAGACGAATACGCCCAGCTTCGATACCTCTGGGAGGTAATATCCAAAGAAAAAATCTCCGACACTGAGATTATTTGCCAGTTATCTAAAGCTAACCAGGGACTCGCCAAAACTGCTCTTCAACGGATTACCAAACAGTCAATTACCTCCAGCGCCATGTCTTCCGAGAAGGGGTCAATTGACGTAAAAGCCAATATGAACATCGAGGAGGCAGTTAAGGCACAAGAAACTATCCTCAGAGGCAGTTTGCCCATCCACACTGCTGTTGTTTTTTGTGTCCATCGTCATAGTCGTCAAAAACTCGATGAAGCTTGCCAATACCTTTCTAGCTGCTTCTTACGGCCTGCCGTAGTTGATAGAGAAATCGAGTATGCTTGGAAAACATGGTTACAATGTGTACCTATTGTTTGGGAAAACCTACTCACAAGACCCTTTAATCGTCGCCTCCCCTATTTCTCATCAGAAGTTCCCGGACTCATGCCGATAGTCAGAACGGCTACGGGAGATAAATCTGGGTTCGAGCTGATTGCTGAAGAGGGAGGAACCCCAGTACATCTCGACTTGTACAACCAGCACAAAAATCTCGCTGTTTTCGGTACTACCCGTGCTGGTAAATCTGTCCTAGTAGCAGGTCTATTAACACCTGCCTTGGCTCAAGACATTCCCGTAATTGCACTTGATTATCCCAAACCCGATGGTACTAGCACGTTTACCGACTATACCAAATTCATGGGAGAAGAAGGGGCATATTTCGATATTAGTAAAGAGTCGAACAATCTATTTGAATTACCTGATTTAAGGGGGTATGAGCCGGAAGTTATTAAGGAAAGGATGACTGATTTCAAGGAATTCCTGAAATCAACATTAATGATAATGGTACTAGGGACGAACCCTGTAGGGGTAAGTGCCACAATGATATCAAATATCGAGAGTATCATTACAATCACAATTGAAACTTTCTACAACGATGAGGATATCAAACTTCGATATAAACTTGCACTAGAAAATGGAGTAGGAACAAGTGAATGGGCAGATATTCCCACACTTAAGGATTTCTATAATTATTGTTCGCCTGGGTTTATCAAACTTGATTCAATCACCAATAATAGTAAAGAAATTCTTGATGCCCTTGATCAAATCAGATTGCGATTAAAGTTTTGGCTGAACTCACGAGTTGGACAATCAATCGCCAATCCATCTAGCTTTAGAACTGATGCGCGACTACTGGTATTCGCACTGCGATCGCTTGGGAGTGAAGCTGATGCCGCAGTCCTTGCCCTTAGCGCTTATTCCGCAGCATTACGTAGAGCTTTATCATCTAAAGTATCAATATTTTTCTTAGATGAAGCGCCGATTTTATTCAGTTTTGACAGCATAGCCGAGCTAATTGGTAGACTCTGCGCCAACGGTGCGAAAGCAGGTATACGTGTAATTTTATCTGCCCAAGAACCAGAAAGTATTTTCCAAAGTAAGTCTGCTGCCAAGATATTTGCTAACATCACTACCCGCCTTATTGGTCGGATTCAAACATCAGCTGTTGACCCATTTGTTAACAGGTTTAAATACCCTTATGAAATTATTTCGCGTAATAGTACCGAAGCATTCTTCCCAAAACGCGAAAGTATCTACTCACAGTGGTTACTTGACGATAATGGCAAGCTTACCTTCTGTAGATATTACCCTGCTTATTGTTTACTTGCAGCAGTAGCAAATAACCCGAATGAGCAAGAATTACGCACTCTCTTCCTCAATAAATATGCCGATAATCCAATGCTGGGTATGGTGAGATTTTCTGAGGCATACATACAGATGCTTCGGGGAGATGAGTTAAGCGAAGAAGCAAAACAATTACTGGATAACAATAACAATAAGCGATTAAAGCCAGCAAAAATTATAGAAGAAAAACTAACAGATAACCTGGGTTTGGAAAATGAAGAATCAATAAATCATAAACAAGTGGCTTAACTTTAATTGCCACATTGGTTATTTTATCCACCAAAAGTATGAAGCCAAAGTTCAAGTTTACTAAGAAAGGGGCAATAATCGGGTCAATAATTGGTCTGATTACTTTACTCGGTACAGCACCCAGCTATGCCTTTTCAATTGACGATTTCTTCAAGGTTTTAGGCAAATTCAATAACTATTTTGAGGAAACCAAAAACGAACTCACCGCAGCAGCTAATGAATGGGGTGGGATGAAAGGCGAAGCTAAAACTGCTATTCAGACTGGCAGTATGGATATGCCAGACCCAGTAAATTCAGCAGAAAAGCTCAAAGAGCAACTCAAGGAAAAGGGTAACTGGAATGAAAGTAACACAGTTGAAGGTGCTGTAGGTGCAGCTAACGAACTGGAGAGAGAAACCACCCGCGCCACAGTCGAAAGCGTCTTAGGGGAAATCGGTCAGGAACGTACCAAAAATGAAATAGAAGCAACTGAACAAACTGTAGCTGAGGCCAAAGAACTTGCGGAATCTGCACAATCAATGGATGCTTCACAAAACATTCTCAAGGTAATTGCTGCCCAAAACTCGCAAATTGTCTCAATGTTGGGACAATCCCGCACCGACGGACTGCAAGCACGGCACGATGTCCAGCAAACTAACCTGATGCTATCTCAACTTGCCGAACAGGGGGCAAGCGATCGCCGTCGTCAAAACCTGATGATGGACGGTATCAGTGCCCAGTACATCGAAATCAGCGGGTTTAGTAGTCTCAAAACTACAGCAGGTGAATAATTCACCCTAATCAATTGGTCATCTCAATTGCAGAGATGACCAAACCTTCACGCCTGTTAACCAAGTGCTATGTTAGAACACCTCATAATTGCAACCGACCCATTTTTTGGACAAGACATTTTAGAAAATGCCGCCGCTGGAGCGCAACTAGTAGCTGAAGGTTTCAATGAACTTTGGCAAGAAACCCTCAACGGCAGTTTGTATGGCTCAATGTGCAAAGTTGGTCAGTTTTTTGCGATCGCCACACTCACTCTTTTTATGGTTGAGTTAGGCAAAAACTGGATAAATCAAGAAGATATGAAAGCCCTCTCCAGTTGGATATGGCCTATCCTGGTTATCGGGCTACTAGCTAACAATGGCACTTTACTCAGAAGTGGAACACTCGCAATACGAGGATACATTAATACTGTCAATAGTGACATTCTTGAATTTACCGCTGCCGGAGCCAACCTAGAAGTAGCATTCAATCGCGCAGTCGGCAATATTGCCCTTCAGCAGCAAGTAGGGGCGGCAATGGAAAGATGCCGCTCAATCCCTGGTAACACGCAAGATTCAATCACCTGCTTGCAACAAGCAGAAGCAGAACTCAAAACCTCTGCGCCCGATCTATTCAAAGGAGAAGCCCCCGATAGCGGTAGTTGGGAATTTAACCCACTTCAGGCTTTATCTGATGCCAAAGATGCGCTCAACGACCTCTCCCCCGGTCAAATTGCCGAAAAGATTGGTAATTCTATCACCAGTACAATCGGCTCGATGATCACCGGATTTGTCGCAGTCATTCTCCTCGCCCTAAATAACGCTTACCAGTGGGGTATCGAATTCACGATGCTTTTAACTGCCCTGCTTGGCCCATTGGCAATAGGCGGTTCACTACTCCCCTTTGGCGCGAAACCTATTTTTGCTTGGCTAACTGGTTATTTCACCGTTGGAATGGCAAAACTTTGCTTCAACATGATTATTGGTTTGTGCGGACAACTTATTGCTAATTCCGAACAAAACCAACCGATGATATTTCTCCTTTTTGTTGGGTTGGTTTCTCCTATCCTTTCATCTGCATTAGCCGCAGGTGGTGGAATAGCTGTTTGGACAGGATTAGGTAAAACAGTAGCATTTGGATCTGAAATTGCCGCAGGAATCGCTACTGGTGGAGCAAGTACAACTGCTACGGTTGCTGTCAATGCCACCAAATTTGTTAGTTCCAAAATTAAAGTTAAAAAGTAATTAGTCAGAATTCAGGAGTCAGAATTCAGGAGTCAGCGAAGACATTTCAATATTTGATAGTTTGGCAAAAAGCACATCAGTTTATTTTATTAGTATGTCAATTTAGTAGTGAGTTCCCTAAATCGGAAATATATGCTTAAACCTAAGTCTAAATCTCAACCAGCCCGCCTCCTCAGTTACGGTCAATCTACCTCTACACCTATTGCAATGGCAATCACCATAACAGCAGGAGGAACTATCTTATCTATCCTATTGCAAATTGTAAATATTGGTATGAGTTCTAGTACAAATCGTCATGTCAAAGGCATGACAGTTGTTCAACTCCAAGATGGCTCTATTTCACCTGGTAAATTTGCTGCTCCCAACGAACGCGAAGACGAAACTATCAAACGGTTTATCTCAGATAGCATAATTAAAATGTTCGGTTGGAACGGAATAATCGAAGCAACAGAGAATGGCGAAAACGTTACCAAACCTGATAAAGGAATAGATGTTCAAACAACAAAAAATAGTAGAAAAAGAATTCCGACTAGAGCTTGGGAAGCTGCATTTGCACTATCTGAAAATCAAGATTTTCGGGCAAACTTCCTCAAAAAGTTAGCAGAGATAGTTCCAAATGGCGTATTTAACGGTGAAGTTCAAGTCTCACTCGTCACCCGCCATATCTCTGAACCCAGAAAAATCAAGGATGGAAAGTGGGAGGTTGATTATATCGGTACGCTTGTAAGCTTTGATAGAAATGAAAATCAAGGTAAAGGAATCGCCTTTAACAAAACAATTACTGTCGAAGCTATCGATACTCCCAAGTTACCAGCCAAGCCAACTGAACTTGATAAAAAAATTTATTTAGTACGAGAGCCAGGTTTAGAAATTACTCAAATTGTTGATTATAACCTCGGCAAAAAAGAAAATAATTAGTAATTAGATACCAAAATATGTTACAGCTACAAGATGAGGCTTTAAATAAGCATGAATTATCTTCCGTAGATAGTCTTTTACCAATCGAGAGTAAAGATATAAAACCTTTAGAAGATGAACTGGAGGGTTCACAATATGAGGTAGCTGAAGAAGATGAACTGGAAGTAGAAGACCCCGCATTAATACAAACTAAACACGATTTTGTCACATCCCCCTGGTCAAGATTAGGAATTATTGGTGGTGCATTCGGTGCTGGGTTCCTAGTTATATTTGTTGTCCTCAACGGCATGATGAATGGGGGTGGTAAAAATGCCAAAAAACCAGAAGTAACCCCTACCCCCACTCCCACGGTTGCGGCATCTGAGAAAAAAGATGGGGATGTTTATGCCAAGCTTGCCCTTGCCAAGCAACAGGAAGAACTTGATGCACTAAATGGTAAAGGCAAGACGGAAGACAAAGAAGAGAAAAAGGAAGGTACTGAAGAAGAACAATCTAAAAACAAAGAGAAAACACGTTCTATTCGACAACGAAGGGTAGTCGCTCAAGAAACTCCCCCTACTTCCAGAAGACGTGTATACCGAGAAGAAGCACCCGAAACTGTTAGACCAAGACGTAGAGAAGTTGCCTCACAGCCAATACCACCCCTGCGTCCTAGCGCTCCCCTGCC
This window of the Nostoc sp. C052 genome carries:
- a CDS encoding ATP-binding protein, producing MKSSFDYLEDLLADNYPIIACESPLQERHRLLTRITTYCQQAGKKAYIWNLSEDSIKELAVSAEENLVLREFDDYKPSIKQNKEDYFQVLNFWKIYSGTGVLIVENIFPWIKENTPKETDFIISEWIKSSLVNLKFHTKNSGKTTILLGANAEIASEIAAEIPLWSQELPDAQEIIGSLIKSKNFSFTYTEQDYLEIANASAGLYISDIMYCLNDISKNHDLRNSSEIAKLLLSKKIQLLNRLYDIEFLPPPKVQLGGLELMQQSFKKFKRLLTPRAKQYNLRVPKGIMLVGPPGTGKSHSAKACSQNMGIPLIMVDWGNFRSFGNQAEMKLKRLLRLADRLNQVILYFDDFDKGFAGEDDLAKRLAGQLLTWMQERTSDVLVIASVNRMEWLPPELTRAGRFDYLFKVDLPNNGERYSIFKLHAARFDERFRNGGDPWSEEQWRRILKATNRCVGAEIQTIVERAASTIFYETVTEDTYSESQLPTLELTIEALLEERRQINPLAIREADKVESMRNKADQQALPSSPLDESKFAVGNIEIFS
- a CDS encoding DUF192 domain-containing protein produces the protein MEVTRQTAQTNIQTKQAQNPEKSRFFKILNIVGPIAGFTAALSPLPLYFWTHQPQYLPIGATFTSNNQTIQLELADDRKKYAHGLKFRDSIPENHGMLFVLKKPEKVKLWMQDTYIPLDMIFLQDGVIKSIVEAAPPCKTKTCPKYDSIYPVNQVIELPANSTKTLNLKVGKKLHLDFNPNQTQN